GGCATCATGTCATTGCCCGTCGCCGTGATCAGTGCGGCCACAATGAACGGCGTGGTTCCGCCGAAGATTGCCACGGCGAAGTTGTACGCGATGCCCATGGCACCGTAGCGGCTGGCCGTCGGGAACTGGGCCGGCAGCGCCGAGGCCAGGTTCGCGACGTAGAACGTCACCGGGAAGGCAATCAGGGAAAGGCCGGCCAACGTGGACCAGATTTCGCCGATGCCGATCAGGAGGAACGCAGGGGTGGCCAGGACGACCGTGCTGATGGCGCCGATCCACAGTACGGGACGGCGGCCGATCCGGTCGGAGAGCTTGCCGGTCAGCGGGATGCAGAGGCTCATGATCACCAGTACGGGGATGGTCAGCAACGTGCCGTGCAGCTCGTCGTAGCCCTTGGACTCGGTGAGGTACGTCGGCATGTAGGACGTCAGGGCGTAGCCGGCGGTGTTCGCGGCTGCAACCAGGATCATGGCGACGATAAGCGAACGCCAGTAAGCCTTCACAATGCCAACCGGGCCCTTGGACGCGGTGGCATCTGAGGCGGTGGCGTCCTTGGCGAGGCTCTCCTGGGCATCCAAGGTTGCCTGGAACTGCGGGGATTCCTCAATCTTGCTCCGGAAGTAAACCGCGATCAGGCCCAGCGGGCCGGCAAGGAGGAACGGGACGCGCCAGCCCCACTGCTCCATGGTGTCCTGGCCCAGGGTCAGCTGCAGCACAGAGACGAGGGCGGCGCCGAGGGCGAAGCCGAGGTAGCTGCCCATGTCCAGGAAGCTGGCGAAGAAGCCGCGGCGCTTGTCCGGGGCGTATTCGCTCACAAAGGTGGTGGCGCCGGCGTACTCGCCGCCGGTGGAGAAACCTTGCACCAGCTTGAGCAGCACCAGCAGGGCCGCGGCCCACATTCCGATCTGCGCGTAGCCGGGCAGCAGGCCGACGGCGAATGTACTCGCGGCCATCAGCATCAGCGTGGCGGCGAGGACCTTCTGGCGTCCGATCTTGTCGCCGAGCCAGCCGAAGATGACTCCGCCAAGCGGGCGGGCGATAAAGGTGGCGGCGAAGGTTCCCAGTAAGAACAGGGTCTGAACGGACTTGTCCGCCTCAGGGAGGAACACCGGTCCCATGGTGGTGATGAGGTAGCCGAACACGCCGACGTCGTACCACTCCATGGTGTTACCCACGATGGTTCCGCCGAGTGCTTTCTTAAGCATCGGCTTGTTGACGACGTTGATGTCGGAGACTTTGAGCCTGCGGCGAGGCAACAGCCTCGGCTTCTTGGCGCTTTGGGGCGCAATACTATCGGTCCCGCGGGCGTTAATTACGCCTGCTGAAGAGTCGGTCATGCTTCGGTCTTTGGGCATTTGGGCTGCTCCTGTGGAGGTCATTTGCTTGCGACTTGTAGCTGCCCCGCTCCGGGCAGGCTTTCAATTTTACGCGATTTCCATGGAGTTTCCGAGTTCAGTGGCGTATGATCCCTCGATTCAGGCCCGTATTCGGCTTCAAAGCCGAAATTGTTTTGCGCCGTTTCACCGCTCCAGCACTGGAAATCCGGCGACGCCGGGCATCGTTACCAAACCTTTTCGGCTGGCAGGCCGAAAAAACGCCCAAATGCCCTGATTCCGGCCCCTAAGCGGCCGCCGCCGGCAGCCCTTCTGAAGTCCGTGATTCCACGCAAAACCAGGGTTCCCAACGGGCCGGATCACTGTCTAAGGTTGAGCCATGGGAACACTGATCCTCGGGTAAAGCCTGCGGCCGGCTGTCAGCGCCGGCAGTTGCTGGCCGCCCGCCCGCCGTATTCACCCGCAATGCACGCAAGTTGAGGCGTACCGCCGCGTTGATTCCCGTACGACCCCCGTCGTCGTGACTTCTCCACCGCGACCTTCCAGCGCGTCCACAACACATCACCGCCAGCCGATTACGCACCACAAGGAGAGCATCCGTGACTGACAAAGACAACACCCAGGGCACAGAACCCAAACCGGACCCCCAGGTAGAAGGGTCGGAGTCCAGCCAAGGCATCAAGTCCCGGCTAACGGACGCGCAGCGGGAAATGCTGGCCAGCAAGTCCCGTGGCAGCTCGGGTTCGCAGAGCGTTTCCCACGGCCAGAAACCTACGCACGCCAGCGGAAAACAGGGGCCCGCCCAAAAAAAGGTCCGCTGGTAGTTCCTGCAGACAAGCAGTTCCTGCAGTCCTACTATTGGTGGACACTTCATTTCAATGCGGAAAGGAAGAGCAAAAAATGGCTGAGAAGAATCCTGAGGGACACCTCGAGCCGGAACTCGCCAGTCACCTGGCGGAGTCCATGGACGAGGTGCCTGCGCCTGAGCTGACGGCCCCCGCCGGCCCGGCAAACGGCGGCCAGCAGTGGCCGGACGGAAGCGGAAAGCACAAGCACCCGAAGGACCGCGCTACCCTGCATGGCCGCGATCACGAGACTGCAGTGGGAGCTATCCACCGGACCAGCCGGCCGCAGCTTCCGCACCACGACTAAGGGCCCACGGGCCGGACATGCTTCCGGCGCCTCAAACCCGCCAATGCCCTGGTGCCCACCTCCATCAGGTGGGCGCCGGGGCATTTCCGCGCCCCGGCCTTGTCGCACCGGGCAGTGTCAGCCGGACTCTGCCACGACCTCGTCCGCGTTCTTGTCCAGGCGCCAGCCCCTCCAGACGGGGTGCCTCAGCTTCCCGCCGCCGGTCCAATCGCCGAAGGTCACCTCCCCCACCAGACGCGGGGTCACCCAATGGGCATCGGATGCATCGGTCTGGGGGACTTCGGTGAAGGGCGAGCTCTTCCTGGCCAGGGAATCCAGCCGCAGGCGCAGCTCAGTCAGCTCACGGTCGCTGAAGCCGCTGCCCACCCGGCCCACATACCGGAGTTTTGCGCCGTCCGGAATGCCCACCAGCAACGAGCCCACAGAGCCCTGCCGTGCCCCCTTGCCGGGCCGCCAGCCGCCCACCACCACTTCCTGGGTCCGCTCGAACTTTAGCTTCAGCCACGACCTGCTGCGCTCCCCGCTGACGTAACGGCCGTCAACGCGCTTGGCCATGATTCCCTCCAGCCCCAGTTCCCTGGCGCTCGCCAGGATGTGCTCCACCTCGTGGTGGAGCACTTCGGACAGGTGCACAGGGCAGCTGCCCGGCCACTCCAACTGCTCCAGGCGCGCCCTGCGTTTCCGGAGCGGCATCCAGCGGAGGTCCTCGCCATCGTCGGACAGCAGGTCGAACACCATGAGCCGGACCGGTGTGGCTGCCCGCGCCCTGGCGACGTCCGCCGCCTTCGTCAGCTTCATCCGGGTCTGCAGCAGCCCGAAATCGGGCCGTCCGGAGGGCCCGACGGCGATGATCTCGCCGTCGGCGGTGAAGCTCCGTTCCGGCCAGCAACGCCGCTCCGTGAGTTCCGGGTAGCTTGCGGACATGTCGTTGCCGTTCCGGCTGATGAGGCGGATCCTGGTTTCGTCGCCGACGATCAGGGCGCGGATGCCGTCCCATTTCAGTTCGAACTGCCAGTCCATGCCGCGGAGGTCGGCTGTGGTGCCGGCGCCGGCCATCATCGGGGCGAAATCCGGGGCCGCGGGCAGGGAAGAAGCGGCGGCACGCCGGGGCGGCCGCTCCGGTTCGAGTGGAAGTTCGCGGGGCTGTTCGTTGGGCCGCTCCGGCTGTGCTGCCGGAGTCCCGTGCCCCTTGCGGTCCATCAGGTGAATGAGCCACTGGGCCTGTTCCGCCGCCTGGGACGTGTCGCTGTCCCGTCCGGTCCGGATCAGCGCGAACCTCTTGGGTCCCCCAAGACCCCCTCCTTCAGCCCCCGTGAGGGTGGCGATGACTTCTTTGCCGGCAATCCATTTATCGCATTCGTAGTAGCCGTGGTCCCAGATGGTGACCGATCCGGCGCCGTACTGGCCTTTGGGAATGGTGCCCTCGAAGTCGAGGTAATCCATGGGATGGTCCTCCGTCTGGACAGCCAGATGGTTCTGGGTTCCCGTGATCGGAACGCCTTTCGGAAGCGCCCAGGACACCAGCACGCCGTCGCGCTCCAGCCGGAAGTCGAAGTGCAGCCGGCTGGCGTGGTGCTCCTGGATGACGAACCGTTCCCTGATGGTGCCGGCGTTTGGGTCCGCCCGGAACCGGTCCGCGCTGAACGGCTCCGGGGTCCCTTCGGGATCACGCTTGGAGCGGTACTTCTCCAGCCTCGGATCTCCGCTGCCGTCGCCTGCCGTTCCGCCGGCGCCCCTGGCCTGCCAGCTGACCCGGCGGCGTCGGCGTGGCCCTGCACGTGGCCGCCGCCGGCGGAGACAGCCGCGAACGGGTCCTTGCCGTCCTTCACCCGTCGCATGACCTCCCGGTAGTCCAGCTGCTTCAGGGTGGGGGAGGCCAGCTCGCGCCAGGTCCGCGGGGCCGCCACGGTGGGCCGCAGCCGGCCCCGGAGTGAGTAGGGCACGATGGTGGTCTTGGCGGCGTTGTTCTGGCTCCAGTCCACCAGGACTTTTCCCGTGCGCAGGCTCTTTTTCATATCGCTGACGGCAAGGTCCGGATGGTCTGCTTCCAGGGCGCGGGCAAGTTCATGGGCGAAGTCGGAGATGCGGTCCGAGCTCTGCGTGCCGTCGAGGCCGGCATAGAGGTGGATGCCCTTGCTGCCGCTGGTCACCGGAACAGGATCCAGGCCCACGTCCTTGAGGATGGTGCGGGCGAGCTGGGCCACCTCCACGCACTCAGCCAGTCCAGCGCCCTCGCCGGGGTCCAGGTCCAGCACCAGCCGGTCGGGGAACATGGGATTTCCGTGCGGATCGACGCGCCACTGCGGGACGTGGATTTCCAGCGACCCCATTTGGGCCAGCCACGTAAGTGTTGCCGCGTCATTGACCAGCGGGTACTGGTTGCTGCGCTCCTTATGGCGGATGGAAGCACGCGGAATCCAGCCGGGAGTGGACTCTTCCAGGTTCTTCTGGAAGAACATCTGTCCCGGTGCCTCGGCCGTGCCCACTCCGTTGACCCAGCGCTTCCGTGTGGCGGGCCGGTTGGCCGCGGCAGGGATCAGCACCGGAGCCACGGCGGCGTAGTACGCCAGGACGTCCGCCTTGGTGGTGCCCGTCTCCGGGTACATCACCTTGTCCAGGTTGGTGACGACCAGTTCGCGGCCCTGGACCCGGACACGCTCCCTACTGCCGGCCAAAGGTCTTCACCTCCGGGCAAGTCTGATGTTCACTTGATCCATGAGAGCCATCTGGAAAGGCGCTATCGCATTTGGGCTGGTCAACGTGCCGGTCAAGGTCTACAGCGCCACAGAGGACCACGACATCGGGCTGCACCAGGTCCACAACGCCGACGGCGGCCGCATCCGGTACCAGCGCCGCTGCGAAGTGTGCAGCGAGATCGTGGACTACGCGGACATCGACAAGGCCTACGAAGAGGACGGCCGCACGGTGATCCTCACCCGCGACGAGCTTAAGTCCATCCCGGCGGAGAGCAGCCACGAGATCGAAGTGGTGCAGTTTGTGCCGTCCGAGCAGCTGGATCCCATCATGTTCGAGCGCAGCTATTACCTGGAACCGGACTCGAAGTCGCCCAAGGCGTACGTCCTCCTCCGCCGGGCGCTGGAAGACACCGATCGGGTGGCAGTGGTCCAGTTCGCCTTGCGCGAGAAGACGCGGCTGGGTGCCCTGCGGATCCGCGACGACGTGCTGGTGCTGCAGTCCCTCCTGTGGGCGGACGAGGTGCGTGAAGCGGCGTTTCCCGCATTGGAGACGTCCGTCCGCATCTCTGCGCAGGAGCGGGAGATGTCCGCGGCCCTGGTTGACTCCATGGCCGGCGACTTTGAACCCGGCCAGTTCACGGACGACTACCAGGTGCAGCTCCGCAAACTCATCGACGCCAAGATCGAGCAGGGCGAGTCCCTGGACACGGAACAGACCTTCGGCGCCGAGGCCGCCGAAGCCGGCGGCGGCGAAGTGATCGACCTGATGGAGGCGCTCAAACGGAGCCTGGAAAGGAAGAGGGGAGGTGGCGGCGCCGAAACGTCCAAGGCCGACGCATCCCCGGAAGACGGCGAGGCTTCTCCCACGAAGACGACCCGCGCGAAGGCAACCGCGGCCACCAAGGCAGCCTCCACTAATACAACGGCAGCCAAGGCACCTGCCAAGGCTCCCGCCTCCAAGGCTGCAGCCAGCAAGGCTCCTGCTTCCAAGACCCCAGCGAAGGAACCGGCGGCCAAAGAGCCGGCCAAGAGCCGGCGGAAGGGCGCCTGACGCTGGACGGTGGCGCATGACTGCCGCCGTCAGGAGTTTCGGAGAGCTGAAATGAGCTCGCTCTTCTTCTTGGCGGAGTACCCGGCGAGTCCGATTTCCTTGGCCTTCGCCTTGAGCTCGGGCACTGTCCAGTCTTCATAGTCGCCCGCCTTGCCGCCCTTACGGCCCACTGCTGATCGGCCTCTCTTGGCGGCGGCGTTGGAAATACGGGCAGCCTTCTGCTTGGAGGCGCCGTCTTCCCGAAGTTCCCCGTACAGCTCCGGGTCCTTGATGCTGGGGTTCTTTTTCTCAGCCATGATCAGCTCGGTTTCGAGGGATCGGAGTCGTCCAGGACCGGGTCCACGCCGGCAGGGCGCTGCGGAGAGGGCACCGGGGCGTGTGCTGCGAAGCCGGCCTCTTCATCGGTGCTTTCCACCTCGCCGCGGTCCACGGCCGAGCGCCAGGCGCCCGTTTCAATGCCGCGGTTTTCGATGAACTCCTTGAACCTCTTCAACTCGGCGCTGATCTGGTGGCTGTCCGCGCCGATGGCCGAACCCGCCTTCTCCACGAGGCCTTCCGGCTCCCATTCAAGTGCCACCGTGACCCGCGTCTGTTCCAGCCCAATGGGCTCGAAAGAGACCGTACCGGCGTTGCGCGGCTTGTCCGTGCTGACCCAGGCGATGCGGCGGTCAGGCAGCTGGTCGGTGATCTGGGCGTTGTATTCGCGCCGCACTCCGGCGATGTCGGTCCGGAAATGCAGGGACGTCTCGTCGATCTGCTCCACGGACTCAACGCCCCTCATGAACGTGGGGAATGATTCGAACTGGGTCCATTGGTTGTAGGCCGTGGACACGGGAACGTCCACCTCTATGGTTTCCTGCAAAGTCGCCACTGTCTCATCCTCTTTCAGCCCGGTAACGTGCCCCCGAATGCGGGTCTGCGGAGCGGCGTGTCGCCGCGCTACTCACGCTAACCGGGCCCGAAGGCAAAAACAAGGAATCTACTAAGGCTGCTTAGCTGCGCGCGGGGTGGAAGCCGGCCGTCCCGGAGCCTGCAGGAGAAGCGGTTAAAAGCAGCAGCCGGACCCCTGCGCCAGGCGCCCCCAAGAGGGACTTACCGTTGCGCAGCGGACCGGCCGCGTGACGCTGACCTAAGCGGCCGGCGTCGTGCCTTTACTCGGCGTCGTGATCGGTTTCCAGGATCTGGACCAGCTGGTCCAGGGCGGTGTCGGCGCCGTCGCCCTCGGCACGCAGGACCACAACATCGCCGTGCGCCGCGCCCAGGCTCATGAGGGACAGGATGCTGGCAGCATCCATGGCCTCGTCGGCCGGCTCGCCCTGGCGGGCGATGGTGATCTCGTGCGGGTATTCGCCGGCGGCCTCGGCAAAGATGGCGGCCGGGCGGGCGTGCAGCCCGACGCGGCTGGCGATGGTGGCGGTGCGTTCGAACATTTGTGCTCCTTGGACTTCAGGTCAGGACAGGGGGTTTGGAAAGATACCGAACCGGGTCAGACAGTTACTGGAACCGGCTCCACGGTATCAACGGACTGGCGGACGGCCCAGCGCTTGAGGGCGATCACTGCCAGGGCGGTGACCACGGTGCCAACCATGATGGAGACAACGAACATCACGAAGTTGTCGATGGCGAAGAAGACGAAGAAGCCGCCGTGCGGGGCTTTCGAACCTACGCCGGCCGCCATGGAAATGGCACCGGTCACCGCACCGCCGAGCATGCTGGCGGGGATGACGCGCAGCGGATCGGCAGCAGCGAACGGGATGGCACCTTCGGAGATGAAGGACGCGCCCAGCAGCCAGGCCGCCTTGCCGTTTTCACGCTCGGCCAGGCTGAAGCGCTTCTTGTCGAGGACCGTGGATGCGAGTGCCATGGCCAGCGGCGGAACCATGCCCGAGGCCATGACGGCTGCCATGATCTGCCACGGTGCCTGGTTGTCCAGCGTTGCGGCACCGAGTCCAGCGACGGCGAAGGAGTAGGCAACCTTGTTGACGGGTCCGCCGAGGTCGAAGCACATCATGAGGCCCAGGATGACGCCCAGGGCGATGGCGCTGGCACCGGTGAGACCGGAGAGCCAGGCGTTCAGGCCGGTAGTGATGGCAACGATCGGGGCACCAAGGATAAGGAACATCAGGCCGGACGCGACGAGCGAGGCCAGCAGCGGGATGATCACCACAGGCATCAGGCCGCGCAGCCAACGGGGCACGCTGATCTGGCCGATGACGTGCGCGATGTAGCCGGCGAGCAGGCCGCCGACGATGCCGCCCAGGAAGCCTGCGCCCATGAACCCTGCTACGGCACCGGCCACGAAGCCCGGCGCGATGCCCGGCCGGTCAGCGATCGCGTAGGCGATGTAGCCGGCCAGGGCCGGGACCAGGAAGCCAAGTGACAGGGCGCCGATCTTAAAGAGCACGGCACCGAGGTAGGCGCCGAGCGGGCCCCAGGCGTTGTCCGGGAACTGGGTCGGCAGGTTGAAGAGGCTGTTGTCCACCACGATGGCGTCCGCGTACTTCGTGATCAGGTAGCCGCCCATGAGGAAGCCCAGCGCGATCAGCAGACCGCCGCCGGCCACGAACGGGATCATGTAGCTGACACCCGTGAGGAGGGCCTTTTTCAGCTTCTGGCCGATATGCTCGCCCTTTTCGGTGGCTTCGTTCTCGGCCTGCTCCTCGGCCCCGAAGTGCGGGACGCGGCGGGCGTTCGGGTTGTCAGCGGCCGCGAGTGCTTCCTGGACCATCTTGTCCGGCTCGTCGATGCCGCGCTTGACGGGTGCGTTGATGACGGGCTTGCCGGCGAAGCGTTCCTTGCCGCGGACGTCAACGTCCACTGCGAAGATCACGGCGTCGGCGGCTGCGATCACGGCAGGGTCCAGCGGCTTGGCGCCGGAGGAACCCTGGGTTTCCACCTGCAGGTCCACGCCGACTTCCTTGGCCGCGGCCACCAGCGAATCAGCTGCCATGTAGGTGTGGGCGATGCCCGTGGGGCAGGCCGTCACGGCGACGAGCCGCTTGGGGCCCTTGCCGGCGGCACTGGCGGCGCCGCCGGTGGCGGCACCGGCCGATGGTGCCACCGGGGCGGCGAAAGCGGGTTCCGCGGCGGCGGCCGGCTTGTCGGCCAGGGCGCCGTCCACCAGCTCGACGATGTCCGCTTGCGTAGTGGCGGCGCGCAGGGCTGCCGTGAAGTCCTTCTTGATCAGCGAGCGGGCCAGCTTGGACAGGAGCTTCAGGTGCTCCTGGTCCGCGCCTTCGGGGGCCGCGATGAAGAAGATCAGGTCCGCCGGGCCGTCCTTGGCGCCGAAGTCCACAGGGTGCGAGAGCCGCGCCATGGCCAGTGTGGGCTGCGTAACCGCCGCGGAGCGGCAGTGCGGAATGGCGATGCCGCCGGGAACGCCCGTGGCTGTCTTCTGCTCGCGGGCAAAGGCGTCGGTGAAGAGGCCTTCCACCTCGGTGGCGCGGCCGTTGGCGGCAACCCTGCCGGCCAGATGGCGGATCACGTCCTCGGGCGTATTGCCCAGGTTCTGGTCGAGCTCGACCAGTTCAGTAGTAATGAGCTGAGTCACTGTCAGTCCTTCCGGAGGGCCGTGATGGTTACGGCGTCGGGGGTGGTTTGGTGGACCGCCGGAACTGTGGAGCCCG
This genomic window from Arthrobacter sp. 24S4-2 contains:
- a CDS encoding MFS transporter; its protein translation is MPKDRSMTDSSAGVINARGTDSIAPQSAKKPRLLPRRRLKVSDINVVNKPMLKKALGGTIVGNTMEWYDVGVFGYLITTMGPVFLPEADKSVQTLFLLGTFAATFIARPLGGVIFGWLGDKIGRQKVLAATLMLMAASTFAVGLLPGYAQIGMWAAALLVLLKLVQGFSTGGEYAGATTFVSEYAPDKRRGFFASFLDMGSYLGFALGAALVSVLQLTLGQDTMEQWGWRVPFLLAGPLGLIAVYFRSKIEESPQFQATLDAQESLAKDATASDATASKGPVGIVKAYWRSLIVAMILVAAANTAGYALTSYMPTYLTESKGYDELHGTLLTIPVLVIMSLCIPLTGKLSDRIGRRPVLWIGAISTVVLATPAFLLIGIGEIWSTLAGLSLIAFPVTFYVANLASALPAQFPTASRYGAMGIAYNFAVAIFGGTTPFIVAALITATGNDMMPAYYLMATSAIGAVAIYFLKESANRPLPGSMPSVDTKAEAHELVATQDENPLINLDEMPFEDQVQEPEKVPAKV
- the ligD gene encoding non-homologous end-joining DNA ligase, coding for MEPEQRRQDHHRALLTPGPAAAHRGGPADLARAGLPHPEAAGLPGGHATGEGRQGPVRGCLRRRRPRAGPRRRRRVSWQARGAGGTAGDGSGDPRLEKYRSKRDPEGTPEPFSADRFRADPNAGTIRERFVIQEHHASRLHFDFRLERDGVLVSWALPKGVPITGTQNHLAVQTEDHPMDYLDFEGTIPKGQYGAGSVTIWDHGYYECDKWIAGKEVIATLTGAEGGGLGGPKRFALIRTGRDSDTSQAAEQAQWLIHLMDRKGHGTPAAQPERPNEQPRELPLEPERPPRRAAASSLPAAPDFAPMMAGAGTTADLRGMDWQFELKWDGIRALIVGDETRIRLISRNGNDMSASYPELTERRCWPERSFTADGEIIAVGPSGRPDFGLLQTRMKLTKAADVARARAATPVRLMVFDLLSDDGEDLRWMPLRKRRARLEQLEWPGSCPVHLSEVLHHEVEHILASARELGLEGIMAKRVDGRYVSGERSRSWLKLKFERTQEVVVGGWRPGKGARQGSVGSLLVGIPDGAKLRYVGRVGSGFSDRELTELRLRLDSLARKSSPFTEVPQTDASDAHWVTPRLVGEVTFGDWTGGGKLRHPVWRGWRLDKNADEVVAESG
- a CDS encoding Ku protein, producing the protein MRAIWKGAIAFGLVNVPVKVYSATEDHDIGLHQVHNADGGRIRYQRRCEVCSEIVDYADIDKAYEEDGRTVILTRDELKSIPAESSHEIEVVQFVPSEQLDPIMFERSYYLEPDSKSPKAYVLLRRALEDTDRVAVVQFALREKTRLGALRIRDDVLVLQSLLWADEVREAAFPALETSVRISAQEREMSAALVDSMAGDFEPGQFTDDYQVQLRKLIDAKIEQGESLDTEQTFGAEAAEAGGGEVIDLMEALKRSLERKRGGGGAETSKADASPEDGEASPTKTTRAKATAATKAASTNTTAAKAPAKAPASKAAASKAPASKTPAKEPAAKEPAKSRRKGA
- a CDS encoding Rho termination factor N-terminal domain-containing protein, whose amino-acid sequence is MAEKKNPSIKDPELYGELREDGASKQKAARISNAAAKRGRSAVGRKGGKAGDYEDWTVPELKAKAKEIGLAGYSAKKKSELISALRNS
- a CDS encoding SRPBCC family protein, producing the protein MATLQETIEVDVPVSTAYNQWTQFESFPTFMRGVESVEQIDETSLHFRTDIAGVRREYNAQITDQLPDRRIAWVSTDKPRNAGTVSFEPIGLEQTRVTVALEWEPEGLVEKAGSAIGADSHQISAELKRFKEFIENRGIETGAWRSAVDRGEVESTDEEAGFAAHAPVPSPQRPAGVDPVLDDSDPSKPS
- a CDS encoding HPr family phosphocarrier protein gives rise to the protein MFERTATIASRVGLHARPAAIFAEAAGEYPHEITIARQGEPADEAMDAASILSLMSLGAAHGDVVVLRAEGDGADTALDQLVQILETDHDAE
- a CDS encoding fructose-specific PTS transporter subunit EIIC, coding for MTQLITTELVELDQNLGNTPEDVIRHLAGRVAANGRATEVEGLFTDAFAREQKTATGVPGGIAIPHCRSAAVTQPTLAMARLSHPVDFGAKDGPADLIFFIAAPEGADQEHLKLLSKLARSLIKKDFTAALRAATTQADIVELVDGALADKPAAAAEPAFAAPVAPSAGAATGGAASAAGKGPKRLVAVTACPTGIAHTYMAADSLVAAAKEVGVDLQVETQGSSGAKPLDPAVIAAADAVIFAVDVDVRGKERFAGKPVINAPVKRGIDEPDKMVQEALAAADNPNARRVPHFGAEEQAENEATEKGEHIGQKLKKALLTGVSYMIPFVAGGGLLIALGFLMGGYLITKYADAIVVDNSLFNLPTQFPDNAWGPLGAYLGAVLFKIGALSLGFLVPALAGYIAYAIADRPGIAPGFVAGAVAGFMGAGFLGGIVGGLLAGYIAHVIGQISVPRWLRGLMPVVIIPLLASLVASGLMFLILGAPIVAITTGLNAWLSGLTGASAIALGVILGLMMCFDLGGPVNKVAYSFAVAGLGAATLDNQAPWQIMAAVMASGMVPPLAMALASTVLDKKRFSLAERENGKAAWLLGASFISEGAIPFAAADPLRVIPASMLGGAVTGAISMAAGVGSKAPHGGFFVFFAIDNFVMFVVSIMVGTVVTALAVIALKRWAVRQSVDTVEPVPVTV